The Catenulispora sp. MAP5-51 genome window below encodes:
- a CDS encoding ArsR/SmtB family transcription factor, translated as MVTLASDIEILTRFGRALSDPIRSRLLLALAEAPAFPSELAEALGISRSRLSNHLACLRDCGLVVAVPVGRWSRYELADTRLAHALHDLRTAVVAVDVDRRCPDADSGCC; from the coding sequence GTGGTGACTCTGGCTTCTGACATCGAGATATTGACGCGGTTCGGGCGTGCGTTGTCCGATCCGATCCGCAGCCGATTGTTGCTGGCTCTGGCCGAGGCTCCGGCGTTCCCGTCGGAGCTGGCCGAGGCGCTGGGCATAAGCCGCTCGCGGCTGTCCAACCATCTGGCTTGTCTGCGGGACTGCGGCCTGGTGGTGGCGGTGCCGGTAGGGCGCTGGTCGCGTTACGAGTTGGCGGATACCCGCCTGGCGCATGCGCTGCACGATCTGCGGACGGCGGTGGTCGCGGTCGACGTGGACCGTCGCTGCCCGGATGCCGACAGCGGGTGCTGCTGA